The Paenibacillus sp. FSL R7-0204 genome includes a region encoding these proteins:
- a CDS encoding S-layer homology domain-containing protein → MRGLKQAITVLLVVLLAFGSPVSALAEDIGKPDTTVLSNGLVKITVNNDTGRFAIRTVDGQPVRKKDQNINMMFKGDDPETSFTTFRIDGTDYIFGNPYKFAADFFSEISPPHIVQNTDGTKQIETVWTIKGIQIKQIIKLYMNTSDLMNAGNVNVSYVVVNHTDATVEVGSRILLDTMVGSNDGPAFQVGKVYKTPLQVERRLVDADKLPSSIGEDEKALYTLPAYWVMKDKYDSTDPLATHAVAYGFNNFSENDMNIVDEMVVGHWSKMANSKWDYEINPNLDFTTDTNDYGTADSAVALYWNPDAIKAGAEHSYETVYGLGEIVQPDKAFSIRYIDPVNQLATLEDSSGYENEGIFDITAEVENLEAFNTEQSSINVSLQLDNSLKFVELDTNGKIKRDANGKIMTRTGNSQSAIFRKEATPAEAEQGIQPKFKPGETVTASFKVIATGRAWPTTPEYLLSVSSPETEAKVESIQDETVKAQYKSSKANFVLLPPVGTATPTYVYAMSPQEVYTSDVKYITLSLSNIEAYNTGNETTAPNFDLYLKEIATGNRYKVPVKQSVILQPANDGLAGDMRITYRTGELVDRDGNILKDDAGKEQKDLGPDLPLGEYQAEIDYKDSADTAGLYDLTTTQRFVVSDNEEARIKKASILAVVKRTFDLTTPYDNSNKSELEEAYKEAFPGYTFPGQAEYAGMKTAFATAMNAMVLSAKVTDPEFGGEYLAQAEETPAYHLEAFESEEDLKAFKESLAEEESGTGSDEEEAPGDEVLLEIRGMINQIGRGEDAEYVVDTKSEPAIINNAVAYEGKDMVFAKGKLDVLSIKQAIDTDSTPFFDTLSVKGEGTLSVAGSGFVFFKGEWTLDFFNGFSKSLTPSEEDQDSGDDEGEADEEDAQKKEDEGGGAEDDSLNGALTWATGTLGERLNPLRQLMIPDVYFNRQSLFAAPSFSVNGFAMKFNDYILRPGGISFSGDINLKLLDSEIKNVIFNDKGFVGIDTSLKFDLNEDIGLISKSEEGDEEEGDKPSGEITIVHYVQEAQGVSNTYGLKFDATVSSVGVGVELAFKQVADKRILPDTIGFKAELGDPGVLITGATYLTGIRGAIRELADTIAGEGDVPLTLEAGADITFGVQPATFYGSIDMTLKKSGIKLVGKMDYSASPESEKLAMLTEAKIAAQWMTPWFVSASATVDVLGWDVIIGKASLFVGENLIKNRIDFEGFVGAKLQIPSDVPMVGGMPLAGVSLGVNNDKMWGSFAILFISLGVTYYFDGDIEFGTSGEKLPDGLLYLQVQDPETGPKLVVFGQGAEAVATSWVTKENMQHEIEYHSVADGVSLLDNGTLDVGIGGIKVTDDGKLHEIPMSAVSGNAILEVQYYGNSMPQLVLKDNNSRDYKIVFDERKANDPNANTFTQEIAGQNETVRKAYIAIPASRAGSGTWKLYVDQTVDTRLFNIPEVSKLDEVKLDQDSADANAFTASWKVSSAKPDDTINLYLTKDAVLPPVSSDGAITAPGDAGVLIAKDLKVDQGGGTSGGFTSGSTRIDATQVSLLGATEDIRGLMAQGDYYLRAELHSSTSFGTKTSADKFRLVDPLAPAESTDVEIKPAGNGYFELSFKPAAKKPGQTGYEHSYSIEVLQQQDGRLTEYENFSSLLFTEKELQPYWNEQSGKYEGIRLGGWTPTSKTSQVDHSSLEGKAVADDSLKYKGLKAGEKYTVGVSAAVKPDKAADKNENLHYAKRTDTVNTLLPVPAKPVLSIQGSGSTRLGTATAAYAEVLSSDKKQTVKLSSNQQNVEVEASYDGKSLGTVELADGSAGALDFSTFTTDGTYAVELRTRNKTTGDFSITMLYLTVDTIDPVLYIDTPLPGTRTAGGKIRVSGQTSNDAALKVNGQPVSVGTNGRFDGEVTITGSEPTLDLSFEAVDRAGNSNSASVVLTNGVYQVPVGLVIRKVTNLGVKDSRQLEAFLRVPDGKDANSKAQYKEVPVEGSDLEKLTYSLYTGEAAEVSGDGRVKGLAEGSAIVAADYKLSDSTSLQGMTVINVVTEIKAYTSAVTGKATSTKVNVLAAGDMSDAKLVYKVYPAADTALAAPRYKDDVSSWTLLPEDGVIPVINGDRIAVAKLPDGGKQALAVSALMPAVLWSDSGSGTGGGGSAGGGGGAGGGSAASGGIESGSNSGVLVGGTSVQAEKRDNRLFARITDNSDSSSKTLLIEGKDEAVSGYEFAMDRQMLAQAAKRGQWIRMVLPFAELSFPSGAALTTGEDLKIAIDKNSSSQKTELAKIAKTLNAKLLGDGEGVTLDIQETGIYKNRSVAAKVALPETIAAKDITAVVLRDSKGSWTTVPWSLDIISNKVFVTLTLTGNGSIGFISKHPAFTDVSDSHWAKEAVQDAAAKLFMQGRSVDRFEPNSRITRAEYPAVLLRVLGLMNQQEQVAFADVKADSWYSRALSIAVKNGLVTGFADGTFHPNEEISRLSAMVIAGRAVKLLGLNEQITKAEADAILAKFKDADAIPDWARAAVALCVKQNLISGQDSFLLPGGELTRAQAAAIAIRLSDLVPVGNP, encoded by the coding sequence ATGAGAGGATTAAAGCAGGCGATCACAGTACTACTGGTAGTGCTCCTCGCCTTTGGTTCACCTGTCTCGGCGTTAGCAGAAGACATCGGCAAACCAGATACAACGGTTCTGAGCAATGGCCTTGTCAAGATAACGGTCAATAATGATACAGGTCGGTTTGCCATCCGCACAGTAGACGGCCAGCCGGTCCGCAAGAAGGATCAGAATATTAATATGATGTTCAAGGGGGATGACCCGGAGACCTCCTTCACGACCTTCCGGATTGACGGAACGGATTATATCTTCGGCAATCCTTACAAGTTCGCTGCAGATTTCTTTTCTGAGATCAGTCCCCCCCATATTGTGCAGAACACAGATGGAACCAAGCAGATCGAAACGGTATGGACGATTAAGGGCATTCAGATCAAACAAATTATTAAGCTGTATATGAACACATCGGACCTCATGAATGCCGGTAATGTGAATGTAAGCTATGTGGTTGTCAATCACACGGACGCCACAGTAGAGGTCGGTTCCCGGATTTTGCTGGATACAATGGTGGGCAGCAACGACGGACCAGCCTTTCAAGTGGGCAAGGTCTACAAAACGCCTCTGCAGGTAGAGCGGAGACTGGTAGACGCGGATAAGCTTCCTTCAAGCATTGGCGAAGACGAGAAAGCACTCTATACGCTGCCGGCTTATTGGGTCATGAAGGACAAATATGACAGCACCGACCCACTGGCAACCCATGCAGTGGCCTACGGATTTAACAATTTCTCTGAGAACGATATGAATATCGTGGATGAAATGGTAGTGGGTCACTGGAGCAAAATGGCTAACAGCAAATGGGATTATGAGATTAATCCCAATCTGGATTTCACGACGGACACGAACGATTACGGTACGGCAGATTCAGCGGTTGCTTTGTATTGGAACCCTGACGCCATCAAGGCAGGTGCTGAGCACAGCTATGAAACGGTATACGGCCTTGGGGAAATTGTGCAGCCGGACAAGGCATTCTCTATCCGTTATATTGATCCGGTGAACCAGCTTGCGACGCTGGAGGACAGCAGCGGCTACGAGAACGAAGGTATCTTTGATATCACTGCCGAAGTGGAAAATCTCGAAGCCTTCAATACGGAGCAGTCGAGTATCAATGTCAGTCTGCAGCTTGATAATTCACTCAAATTTGTTGAGTTGGATACGAATGGCAAGATCAAGCGGGATGCGAACGGGAAGATCATGACCAGAACCGGCAATTCCCAGAGTGCCATTTTCCGCAAGGAAGCAACACCGGCGGAGGCCGAGCAAGGCATACAGCCAAAGTTCAAGCCTGGAGAGACGGTTACGGCCTCCTTCAAGGTTATTGCCACGGGACGGGCCTGGCCGACAACGCCGGAATACCTGCTGAGTGTCAGCAGTCCGGAGACGGAAGCCAAGGTAGAGAGCATCCAGGATGAAACGGTCAAGGCGCAGTATAAGTCGAGCAAGGCTAATTTTGTCCTGCTCCCGCCTGTCGGCACAGCTACACCAACCTATGTGTATGCGATGTCGCCGCAAGAGGTATATACCTCAGATGTAAAGTATATTACCCTGAGCTTGTCCAACATTGAAGCGTACAATACCGGGAATGAGACGACGGCTCCCAACTTCGATCTCTATCTCAAAGAAATCGCCACTGGCAACCGCTACAAGGTTCCGGTTAAGCAGTCGGTTATTCTCCAGCCTGCAAATGACGGGCTGGCAGGAGATATGCGAATCACTTACCGTACCGGTGAATTAGTGGATAGAGACGGCAACATCCTCAAGGATGATGCAGGTAAGGAACAGAAGGACCTGGGACCTGATCTGCCACTGGGTGAATATCAGGCCGAGATCGACTATAAGGACTCTGCGGATACGGCCGGTCTGTATGATCTGACCACGACTCAGCGGTTTGTGGTGAGTGACAATGAGGAGGCTCGGATTAAAAAGGCGAGTATTCTGGCTGTCGTCAAGCGAACATTTGACCTGACGACTCCGTATGACAACAGCAACAAGAGTGAGCTGGAGGAAGCTTATAAAGAAGCGTTCCCCGGATACACATTCCCTGGACAGGCTGAATATGCAGGGATGAAGACGGCCTTTGCTACTGCCATGAATGCCATGGTCCTAAGCGCTAAAGTGACAGATCCTGAATTCGGCGGGGAGTATCTGGCCCAGGCGGAAGAGACTCCTGCTTACCATTTGGAGGCCTTCGAGAGTGAAGAGGATCTGAAGGCATTCAAGGAGAGTCTTGCAGAAGAGGAGAGCGGTACGGGCAGTGATGAGGAGGAAGCGCCAGGTGATGAGGTGCTGCTGGAAATACGTGGGATGATTAACCAGATCGGCAGAGGGGAAGACGCCGAGTATGTGGTGGATACGAAGAGCGAGCCTGCCATTATCAACAATGCAGTGGCTTACGAAGGCAAGGATATGGTATTTGCAAAAGGCAAGCTCGATGTACTGAGCATTAAACAGGCGATTGACACAGACAGTACACCCTTCTTCGATACTTTGAGCGTTAAAGGTGAAGGTACGCTGAGTGTCGCGGGCAGCGGCTTCGTCTTCTTCAAAGGGGAATGGACGCTTGATTTCTTTAACGGCTTCAGCAAGTCTCTGACCCCATCCGAAGAGGACCAGGATAGCGGAGATGATGAAGGAGAAGCAGATGAGGAAGACGCTCAGAAGAAAGAAGATGAGGGCGGAGGAGCGGAAGACGACTCGCTTAACGGTGCTCTTACCTGGGCAACCGGTACGCTCGGCGAGCGGCTGAATCCGCTGCGGCAGCTGATGATTCCGGATGTATACTTCAACCGGCAAAGCCTGTTCGCGGCTCCGAGCTTCTCCGTTAACGGCTTCGCCATGAAGTTCAATGATTATATCCTGCGCCCTGGAGGCATTTCGTTTAGCGGCGATATTAATTTGAAGCTTCTGGATTCGGAGATCAAGAATGTTATTTTTAACGATAAAGGTTTTGTAGGCATTGATACGAGCCTGAAATTCGATCTGAACGAGGATATCGGACTGATCTCCAAATCGGAAGAGGGAGATGAGGAAGAGGGCGATAAGCCATCCGGGGAGATTACGATCGTCCATTATGTTCAGGAAGCCCAGGGTGTGTCCAATACGTACGGCCTGAAGTTCGATGCGACCGTTAGCAGCGTAGGTGTTGGCGTTGAGCTTGCCTTCAAGCAGGTGGCGGATAAACGGATTCTACCTGATACCATCGGCTTCAAGGCGGAACTGGGCGATCCGGGCGTTCTAATTACAGGCGCAACCTATCTGACCGGCATACGTGGGGCCATCCGTGAGCTGGCGGATACGATTGCCGGAGAAGGCGATGTGCCGCTGACGCTTGAGGCCGGTGCGGATATCACTTTCGGTGTACAGCCGGCCACCTTCTACGGCAGTATAGACATGACGCTTAAGAAGTCAGGAATCAAGCTGGTCGGCAAAATGGACTACAGCGCTTCACCTGAATCAGAGAAGCTGGCTATGCTGACCGAAGCCAAGATCGCAGCCCAGTGGATGACGCCGTGGTTCGTCAGCGCCTCCGCAACGGTAGACGTTCTTGGCTGGGATGTGATTATCGGCAAAGCCTCACTATTCGTGGGGGAGAATCTGATCAAGAACCGGATTGACTTTGAAGGCTTCGTAGGGGCGAAGCTACAGATTCCATCTGATGTGCCCATGGTTGGAGGAATGCCGCTTGCCGGTGTATCACTGGGTGTCAACAATGACAAAATGTGGGGAAGCTTCGCTATACTCTTCATCAGTCTAGGTGTAACTTATTATTTTGACGGCGATATTGAATTCGGCACCTCCGGTGAGAAGCTTCCGGACGGATTACTCTACTTGCAGGTTCAGGACCCGGAAACCGGACCTAAGCTGGTCGTATTCGGCCAGGGAGCAGAGGCCGTAGCTACGTCATGGGTAACGAAGGAAAATATGCAGCATGAGATAGAGTATCATAGTGTCGCTGATGGCGTGAGTCTTCTTGACAACGGAACACTGGATGTGGGTATCGGCGGCATCAAGGTAACCGACGATGGTAAGCTTCACGAAATTCCGATGTCGGCAGTAAGCGGCAACGCCATTCTGGAAGTACAGTATTACGGTAATTCTATGCCGCAGCTTGTACTGAAGGATAATAACAGCCGCGATTATAAGATCGTGTTCGACGAGCGCAAAGCGAATGATCCGAACGCTAATACATTTACACAGGAAATTGCAGGGCAGAACGAAACGGTCCGTAAAGCCTATATTGCCATTCCTGCCAGCCGGGCCGGCAGCGGGACGTGGAAGCTGTACGTGGATCAGACGGTAGACACGCGGTTGTTCAATATCCCCGAGGTGTCCAAGCTGGATGAGGTCAAACTGGATCAGGACAGTGCAGACGCGAATGCCTTCACCGCTTCCTGGAAGGTATCCAGTGCCAAGCCGGACGATACGATCAACCTATATTTGACGAAGGATGCAGTGCTGCCTCCCGTATCCTCGGACGGAGCGATTACAGCGCCAGGAGATGCCGGCGTGCTGATTGCTAAGGATCTGAAGGTAGATCAAGGAGGCGGGACATCCGGCGGCTTCACTTCGGGCAGCACACGGATTGACGCTACTCAAGTCTCGTTACTTGGAGCAACCGAAGATATCAGAGGCCTGATGGCCCAGGGAGATTATTATCTGCGGGCAGAACTTCATTCGTCGACCAGCTTTGGTACGAAGACGAGCGCTGACAAGTTCAGACTGGTCGACCCGCTTGCTCCTGCCGAGTCTACTGACGTAGAAATTAAACCGGCGGGTAACGGATATTTCGAGTTGTCCTTCAAGCCAGCGGCGAAGAAGCCGGGACAGACCGGTTATGAGCATAGCTACAGCATAGAGGTACTTCAGCAGCAGGACGGACGGCTTACAGAGTATGAGAATTTCAGCTCCCTTCTGTTCACTGAGAAGGAGTTACAGCCGTACTGGAATGAGCAGAGCGGTAAATACGAGGGGATCCGGCTTGGCGGCTGGACGCCAACCTCTAAGACTAGCCAGGTGGATCATTCCAGCCTGGAGGGCAAGGCGGTCGCCGATGATTCGCTTAAGTACAAGGGGCTGAAGGCTGGAGAGAAGTATACAGTTGGCGTATCTGCGGCTGTAAAGCCGGACAAGGCTGCAGACAAGAATGAGAATCTGCATTATGCCAAGCGGACGGATACGGTAAACACGCTGCTCCCGGTTCCGGCCAAGCCTGTCTTGTCTATTCAGGGCTCTGGTTCAACCCGGCTGGGAACGGCAACCGCCGCTTATGCAGAGGTGCTAAGCAGCGACAAGAAACAGACCGTTAAATTAAGTTCCAACCAGCAGAATGTGGAGGTAGAGGCGAGCTATGACGGCAAGTCGCTCGGCACAGTAGAGCTTGCAGACGGCAGTGCCGGAGCGCTGGACTTCTCGACCTTTACTACAGATGGCACTTATGCTGTGGAACTACGGACGAGAAACAAGACGACCGGTGATTTCTCGATTACGATGCTGTATTTGACCGTAGACACTATCGATCCGGTTCTGTACATTGATACTCCGCTTCCAGGAACACGAACAGCAGGCGGGAAGATCAGAGTCTCCGGACAGACAAGCAATGATGCTGCGCTGAAGGTGAACGGACAGCCTGTGTCAGTAGGCACAAACGGACGGTTTGACGGTGAGGTAACCATCACTGGAAGCGAACCAACGCTGGATTTATCCTTTGAGGCTGTGGACCGCGCAGGCAACAGTAACAGTGCCTCAGTCGTCCTGACCAATGGCGTATATCAGGTGCCGGTCGGGTTGGTTATTCGGAAAGTGACAAATCTTGGGGTTAAAGATAGCCGGCAGCTGGAAGCCTTCCTGAGAGTGCCTGACGGCAAGGATGCTAACAGCAAGGCACAGTACAAGGAAGTGCCTGTTGAGGGCAGTGATTTGGAGAAGCTGACCTACTCCCTGTATACAGGAGAAGCTGCCGAAGTATCCGGGGACGGCAGGGTCAAGGGACTGGCCGAAGGCTCAGCGATTGTAGCCGCAGACTATAAGCTGTCGGACAGCACTTCGCTTCAAGGAATGACCGTAATCAATGTAGTAACCGAGATCAAGGCTTATACCTCGGCTGTCACCGGGAAAGCAACATCCACGAAAGTCAATGTGTTGGCGGCAGGAGATATGAGCGACGCCAAGCTGGTCTACAAGGTATATCCTGCGGCAGACACTGCTTTGGCTGCTCCACGCTACAAAGATGATGTAAGCAGCTGGACACTTCTTCCTGAGGATGGTGTGATTCCCGTGATCAACGGTGACCGTATAGCTGTTGCCAAGCTCCCGGACGGCGGTAAGCAGGCCCTGGCGGTCTCTGCCTTAATGCCGGCGGTGCTGTGGTCAGATAGTGGCAGCGGAACTGGCGGTGGCGGAAGTGCCGGCGGTGGTGGCGGCGCAGGCGGTGGAAGTGCGGCCAGCGGCGGTATCGAAAGCGGCAGTAATTCCGGCGTTCTCGTAGGAGGCACTTCAGTTCAGGCCGAAAAACGGGATAACCGTCTGTTTGCCAGAATCACAGACAATAGTGACAGCTCATCGAAGACGCTGCTGATTGAAGGCAAAGATGAAGCGGTCAGCGGATATGAATTCGCTATGGATCGCCAAATGCTGGCACAGGCGGCGAAGCGCGGGCAATGGATACGGATGGTTCTGCCTTTTGCAGAGTTGTCCTTCCCTTCCGGTGCGGCGTTAACAACCGGCGAAGATCTGAAGATTGCCATCGACAAGAACAGCAGCAGCCAGAAGACCGAGTTGGCGAAAATCGCCAAGACATTGAACGCTAAGCTGCTGGGCGACGGTGAGGGTGTCACCCTTGACATTCAGGAGACAGGTATTTACAAGAACCGTTCGGTTGCAGCGAAGGTAGCTTTGCCAGAGACGATAGCGGCAAAAGACATTACAGCAGTAGTGCTGCGTGACAGCAAGGGCAGCTGGACTACGGTGCCTTGGTCCCTGGATATTATCAGCAACAAGGTATTTGTTACTCTGACCTTAACCGGGAACGGAAGTATTGGCTTTATCAGCAAGCATCCTGCCTTCACTGACGTGAGCGACTCCCACTGGGCTAAGGAGGCCGTTCAGGATGCGGCCGCAAAGCTGTTCATGCAGGGCCGCTCTGTGGACCGGTTTGAGCCAAACAGCAGAATTACCCGTGCAGAGTATCCTGCAGTATTACTTCGGGTGCTTGGGCTAATGAACCAGCAGGAGCAGGTTGCTTTTGCTGATGTGAAGGCGGATAGCTGGTATAGCCGGGCTTTATCCATTGCCGTCAAGAACGGGCTGGTTACCGGCTTCGCGGATGGGACGTTCCACCCGAATGAGGAGATTTCCCGTCTGTCGGCCATGGTCATAGCCGGCCGGGCCGTGAAGCTGCTTGGGCTGAACGAGCAGATCACGAAGGCGGAGGCTGATGCTATTCTGGCGAAGTTCAAGGATGCGGATGCTATTCCGGATTGGGCAAGAGCTGCAGTTGCCCTATGTGTCAAGCAGAACCTGATCTCAGGACAGGACAGTTTCCTTCTTCCAGGCGGCGAGCTTACCCGTGCCCAGGCCGCGGCTATTGCAATCAGACTGAGTGATCTGGTGCCCGTAGGCAATCCGTAA
- a CDS encoding response regulator encodes MFRVVVVEDEKPILELMKVLIGRNPNLQIVGAYSNPFEALGALPSLKPDLAFLDIEMPRLSGLELAHRINECCEQTRIVFSTAYKEYALEAFNVFAFDYILKPITPASVQRITDRLLKIMNQSAVVTPKNRVSIRCFGSFEVRNSQGMLVRWPTRKTEELFAYLLCYPNQEAEKWQLVEALWPEMDEERAVHNLHNTIYRLKKLLKEHKLGLDVGKTGQGYQLETFVTSYDLLEFQGYVPARSDAQEDISHLDSLCALYRGHLFERKDYLWKHRLEEEYSKRFMSMAQNLGRLCLARKDWESAEQRLSAYLTLYPFDENINLLLMKVYVSSGKREKMTRHYSEFENRYCKEFGIAPPREMKELVNENRE; translated from the coding sequence TTGTTCAGAGTAGTTGTTGTTGAGGATGAGAAACCCATCCTTGAGTTAATGAAGGTATTGATAGGAAGGAATCCGAATTTACAAATTGTGGGTGCGTACAGTAATCCCTTCGAAGCGCTGGGGGCGTTGCCCTCCCTTAAGCCTGATCTTGCGTTTTTGGATATTGAGATGCCCAGATTGTCGGGCTTGGAGTTGGCCCATAGAATAAATGAATGTTGTGAGCAGACACGGATTGTATTTTCTACGGCCTATAAGGAATATGCTCTGGAAGCCTTTAATGTATTTGCTTTTGATTATATTCTCAAGCCCATTACACCAGCCAGTGTTCAGCGGATTACGGATCGTCTTCTGAAGATAATGAATCAGTCTGCTGTCGTTACCCCAAAGAATAGGGTCTCCATCCGCTGCTTTGGCAGCTTCGAGGTTCGCAATTCCCAGGGCATGCTGGTTCGTTGGCCTACACGTAAGACGGAGGAACTTTTCGCCTACCTGCTGTGTTATCCCAATCAGGAGGCGGAAAAGTGGCAATTGGTAGAAGCTTTATGGCCGGAGATGGATGAGGAGCGTGCCGTACATAATTTGCATAATACAATTTATCGGCTGAAGAAGCTTTTGAAGGAACATAAACTTGGTTTGGATGTGGGGAAAACAGGACAGGGCTATCAACTGGAGACTTTTGTGACCTCGTATGATCTATTGGAGTTTCAAGGTTATGTCCCTGCTCGATCCGATGCCCAGGAAGATATATCGCATCTGGATAGCTTGTGCGCATTGTATAGAGGACATCTGTTTGAGAGGAAGGACTACCTCTGGAAGCACCGTCTAGAAGAAGAGTACAGCAAGCGATTCATGTCTATGGCTCAAAATTTAGGCAGGCTGTGTCTGGCCCGTAAGGATTGGGAAAGTGCGGAGCAGCGTTTAAGTGCGTATCTGACGTTATATCCATTCGACGAAAATATTAACCTCCTGTTGATGAAAGTATACGTATCGAGCGGCAAGCGGGAGAAAATGACTAGACATTATTCTGAATTTGAGAACCGATACTGCAAAGAGTTTGGAATTGCCCCGCCCCGCGAAATGAAAGAGCTCGTAAATGAGAATAGGGAGTGA
- a CDS encoding S1 family peptidase gives MRTKVGAVILAVFAVLLLQDRTSISQAETPIRYDAESIYSYAEEAVLYVRAYREDGTLKDVGSGFLIQPDGTALTAYHVVVGASRLGCVGNDGSEVTCRIRAQNEAADTAVLELPAAGKESPYPYLPLRTGPVKHGVRVFAIGYPMKGTKIITEGIVNAPSVPINGRERVLVSATLVNGMSGGPLVDQEGYAAGLLSGSLRTMSGIHLAVDAETLKLIVSQEGSQR, from the coding sequence ATGCGGACAAAGGTAGGAGCAGTCATTTTGGCGGTTTTTGCCGTATTGCTGTTGCAGGACCGCACGTCGATCTCCCAGGCGGAGACGCCGATCCGGTACGATGCAGAGAGCATCTATTCCTATGCGGAGGAGGCGGTGCTCTATGTGCGGGCGTATCGTGAGGACGGTACGTTGAAGGATGTGGGCAGCGGCTTCCTGATTCAGCCTGACGGTACAGCGTTGACTGCGTATCATGTGGTGGTCGGCGCATCGCGGCTTGGCTGTGTAGGGAATGACGGCTCCGAGGTTACTTGCAGAATTCGGGCTCAGAATGAAGCGGCGGATACGGCGGTGCTGGAGCTGCCTGCTGCGGGCAAGGAGAGTCCTTATCCGTATTTGCCCTTGCGCACAGGGCCGGTTAAGCACGGAGTGAGAGTGTTTGCCATCGGATATCCCATGAAAGGGACGAAGATCATAACCGAAGGAATAGTGAATGCGCCTAGCGTTCCTATTAACGGGAGAGAGCGTGTTCTGGTGTCGGCAACGCTGGTCAACGGTATGTCCGGAGGGCCACTGGTTGATCAGGAGGGTTATGCAGCGGGGCTACTCTCAGGTTCTCTCCGCACGATGAGCGGCATTCATCTGGCTGTGGATGCAGAAACGCTGAAGCTGATTGTCAGTCAGGAGGGTAGCCAACGGTAA